Proteins from a single region of Fibrobacter sp. UWH6:
- a CDS encoding DUF3368 domain-containing protein, whose amino-acid sequence MIVVSDTTPLITLLKINRLDLLQKLFGVVYIPQGVFAELTSNSDFYEEANEVRGCEFIRIQDVNPDEVSLFRRTTGLDLGESEALILTDRIKADLVLLDEVRARQIAKNIGFNIMGTIGIFRAAYKKSFISADEIRGVVDALRSSGRHIGEQLFNDLLDSL is encoded by the coding sequence ATGATAGTTGTATCTGATACGACTCCTCTTATAACGCTTCTTAAAATCAACCGATTAGATTTGCTTCAAAAACTTTTTGGGGTTGTTTATATCCCTCAAGGTGTATTTGCTGAGCTAACGAGTAATTCCGATTTTTATGAAGAAGCGAATGAAGTCCGGGGCTGTGAATTCATTCGAATTCAGGATGTCAATCCGGATGAGGTTTCTCTTTTTAGACGTACTACAGGGCTTGATCTCGGTGAAAGCGAAGCCTTGATTCTTACGGATCGAATAAAGGCTGACCTTGTGCTTCTTGATGAAGTTCGTGCTCGACAAATTGCAAAAAATATCGGCTTCAACATAATGGGGACAATCGGTATATTTCGCGCAGCCTACAAAAAGAGTTTTATTTCTGCAGATGAAATCCGCGGTGTTGTAGATGCTCTGCGTTCTAGCGGACGACATATTGGCGAACAGCTTTTTAATGATTTGCTTGATTCGTTATAG
- a CDS encoding UPF0175 family protein, with product MEMTTVQLQVPVAMEPYITSESGDGLVQLAMMLHPFIKNLTISHGRAAEILGITKWELIELYAKEGIPYIDMAWSEVEEDVATYERLVAKETAQV from the coding sequence ATGGAAATGACAACTGTTCAGCTTCAGGTTCCCGTGGCGATGGAACCGTATATTACGAGCGAGTCGGGTGATGGACTTGTTCAGTTAGCGATGATGTTGCATCCGTTTATAAAGAACCTTACCATATCCCATGGTCGAGCAGCCGAAATTCTTGGCATCACAAAGTGGGAACTTATTGAACTGTACGCCAAGGAAGGTATTCCTTATATTGATATGGCCTGGAGCGAGGTTGAGGAAGATGTTGCCACATACGAGCGCCTTGTTGCAAAAGAGACCGCTCAAGTATGA
- a CDS encoding fibrobacter succinogenes major paralogous domain-containing protein, with translation MSLKKNAEMKHVAMNLLKVGAAILSAAALFACGDDSGNSSKADNEDNGREVATLVEMGRCTSEREGDTVYVAEKLTDYLCRNGSWIDLSESDDSDDETKSSSSMAPGSSSVIQSDSEKSSSSIDASSSSVIPSESEKSSSSFNKDKYTDENLVVKKRSILGVAQKGPFKFGSPVYLRELSEETLDPTGMVYEDEISSNKGDFVIPNVNLISPYAGVEVRGQYRNEVTGEYSKDSISLFVLTDLKTDSRTKVNINLLTHLEYKRAMYLVRKGYSVYAAKKQADQEIMTAFELPTTVKYSEDLSVFEDSEDDNVDYANASLMMLNLLFLGDRSDTEIKIAIDRFIADIEKDGSWEDDSTKAVMADFATEIDGDEIRANVKSWNILDVPRFEAQVEMFWNNVYGLGGCTSVRSGVIAQNKNKYSKNVNSYYLCKSSSWKKITNLEADTYGWDAGETGEVKKGAYTDAKYVYRGGAWTEVNPVEDALGSCTASKSGTVDKTGNVYYICKSNIWEKATTIEYDTYGWSAGAVGEVKKGNVTDARYVYRDGTWTEADAVESALGSCTASDVKTIKNNQGTYYVCEDTQWNSLATLEEADTYGWTAGTTGEVKKGNITDAKYVYRNSTWNAASTVESTLGSCTASNARTIVNEQGTYYVCESTQWKILTTLQANTYGWSSGTTGEVKKGNVTDAKYVYRNGKWNTASIVECALGSCTTKNDGTVSETGSVYYICKFSSWTRATALEYDTYGSTCSKDGSIVSGAVNANNKYVCDGGSFRTATADEINLELGCTSYNAGTVSETGSVYYICKSSSWTRATALEYDTYGYTCSKDGSIVSGAVNADNKYVCDDGSFRTATATEINLELGCTSYTQGKIITTLSDESVEERWVCSDQWIFNRFGIVKDSRDNKTYRTVTIGSQTWMAENLNYDYNEGTAKSYCYNNNPDSCAKYGRLYTWAAAMDSAAVFSTTGKGCGYDKTCSASGVVRGVCPEGWHLPSSSEFETLMKTVGSSVAATKLKSTYGWKSGNGTDDYGFSALPAGYRSNSGHFYDAGDYAYFWSASQSGSGSYSAYYMFLHYYYVYASMLNYSKYFGYSVRCLQDSN, from the coding sequence ATGTCTTTGAAAAAGAATGCGGAAATGAAACATGTGGCAATGAACTTGCTGAAAGTAGGTGCCGCCATTTTGAGTGCTGCGGCTTTGTTCGCTTGCGGTGATGATTCCGGCAATTCGTCAAAGGCGGATAACGAGGATAATGGTCGCGAAGTGGCTACTCTTGTTGAAATGGGGCGTTGTACCAGCGAGCGCGAAGGCGATACCGTTTATGTAGCCGAAAAACTGACAGACTACCTTTGCAGAAACGGTTCCTGGATCGACCTCTCCGAATCGGATGATTCTGATGACGAAACTAAATCCAGTAGCTCTATGGCACCCGGTTCCTCAAGTGTCATTCAGAGCGATAGCGAAAAATCTAGCAGTTCCATAGATGCTAGTTCCTCAAGTGTCATTCCGAGTGAAAGCGAAAAATCTAGCAGTTCTTTCAACAAGGACAAATATACAGACGAAAATCTTGTGGTCAAGAAACGTTCCATCCTGGGTGTGGCTCAGAAGGGCCCCTTCAAGTTTGGCTCTCCGGTTTATCTGAGGGAACTTTCCGAAGAAACTCTGGACCCGACTGGAATGGTTTACGAAGACGAAATCAGCAGTAACAAGGGCGACTTCGTTATTCCCAATGTGAACCTGATTTCTCCCTATGCCGGCGTGGAAGTTCGTGGTCAGTACAGGAATGAGGTCACTGGCGAATACTCCAAGGATTCCATCAGTCTGTTTGTCCTCACCGATTTGAAAACGGATTCTCGCACCAAGGTGAATATAAACCTGTTGACTCACCTGGAATACAAACGCGCCATGTATCTGGTCCGTAAGGGTTATAGTGTCTATGCCGCAAAGAAACAGGCTGACCAGGAAATCATGACCGCCTTTGAACTTCCGACAACAGTCAAGTATAGCGAAGATTTAAGTGTATTCGAAGATAGCGAAGACGACAATGTGGACTACGCCAACGCAAGCCTCATGATGTTGAACCTGCTGTTTTTGGGCGATCGATCCGATACGGAAATCAAAATCGCCATAGATCGTTTTATTGCGGATATTGAAAAGGACGGATCTTGGGAAGATGATTCTACCAAGGCCGTAATGGCTGACTTTGCTACCGAAATTGATGGAGACGAAATCCGTGCCAATGTGAAGTCCTGGAATATTCTGGATGTTCCGAGGTTTGAGGCTCAGGTGGAAATGTTCTGGAACAATGTGTACGGTCTGGGCGGCTGCACCAGTGTCCGCTCCGGAGTCATTGCGCAGAATAAAAATAAGTACAGCAAGAATGTCAATAGCTATTACCTCTGCAAATCTTCAAGTTGGAAAAAGATTACGAATCTGGAGGCCGATACCTACGGCTGGGACGCAGGCGAAACCGGTGAAGTCAAGAAGGGTGCCTATACGGATGCCAAGTATGTGTATCGTGGCGGAGCCTGGACTGAGGTAAATCCCGTCGAAGATGCCTTGGGCTCCTGCACGGCATCAAAATCTGGAACCGTGGACAAGACGGGCAATGTATATTACATCTGCAAATCTAACATTTGGGAAAAAGCAACGACTATAGAGTATGACACCTATGGCTGGTCCGCCGGTGCAGTAGGCGAAGTCAAAAAAGGCAATGTTACAGATGCTAGGTATGTATATCGTGATGGAACCTGGACTGAGGCCGATGCTGTTGAAAGTGCGCTGGGTTCCTGCACGGCAAGTGATGTTAAGACAATTAAAAATAACCAAGGCACCTATTATGTATGTGAAGATACCCAGTGGAATAGTTTGGCCACCTTGGAGGAAGCTGATACTTATGGCTGGACCGCTGGAACTACCGGCGAAGTTAAGAAAGGTAACATTACTGATGCCAAGTATGTATACAGGAACAGCACGTGGAATGCCGCTAGTACCGTAGAAAGTACTTTAGGATCTTGTACTGCAAGTAATGCCAGGACAATTGTAAATGAGCAGGGAACCTATTATGTATGTGAAAGCACCCAATGGAAAATCCTGACCACTCTGCAAGCAAATACTTACGGCTGGTCGTCGGGAACTACCGGCGAAGTTAAGAAAGGTAACGTTACTGACGCCAAGTATGTGTACAGGAACGGCAAGTGGAATACTGCTAGTATCGTAGAATGTGCCTTAGGCTCCTGTACAACGAAAAATGATGGAACTGTATCGGAAACAGGTAGTGTCTATTATATTTGTAAGTTTAGCTCTTGGACAAGAGCAACCGCATTGGAATACGATACCTATGGTTCCACTTGCTCTAAGGATGGATCAATTGTTAGCGGGGCTGTAAATGCCAATAACAAGTATGTCTGTGATGGAGGTTCCTTTAGAACGGCAACGGCTGATGAAATTAACCTGGAATTAGGTTGTACAAGTTACAATGCTGGGACTGTATCGGAAACAGGGAGTGTCTATTATATCTGTAAGTCTAGCTCTTGGACAAGAGCAACCGCATTGGAATACGATACCTATGGTTACACTTGCTCTAAGGATGGATCAATTGTTAGCGGGGCTGTAAATGCCGATAACAAGTATGTCTGTGATGACGGTTCCTTTAGAACGGCAACGGCTACTGAAATTAACCTGGAATTAGGTTGTACAAGTTATACGCAAGGAAAAATAATTACAACATTATCTGATGAATCTGTTGAAGAACGGTGGGTGTGTTCGGATCAATGGATATTCAATAGATTTGGAATTGTGAAGGATTCTCGAGATAATAAAACTTATAGAACAGTGACCATTGGGTCTCAAACCTGGATGGCCGAGAACTTGAACTATGATTATAATGAGGGAACTGCCAAAAGTTATTGTTATAACAATAATCCAGACTCTTGTGCCAAGTACGGTCGTCTGTATACTTGGGCTGCGGCAATGGATTCGGCGGCAGTGTTCTCTACTACAGGAAAGGGGTGTGGCTATGATAAAACTTGTAGCGCTAGTGGGGTGGTCCGTGGCGTATGCCCTGAGGGCTGGCACTTACCAAGTAGTTCTGAATTTGAAACTCTAATGAAAACAGTTGGTTCCAGTGTTGCAGCGACTAAACTGAAATCAACTTATGGCTGGAAAAGTGGTAATGGAACTGACGATTACGGTTTCTCCGCGCTCCCTGCAGGCTACAGAAGCAACAGTGGCCATTTCTACGATGCCGGCGACTACGCCTACTTCTGGTCTGCCTCTCAGAGCGGGAGCGGTAGCTACTCCGCCTACTACATGTTCTTGCACTACTACTACGTTTATGCCAGCATGCTCAACTACAGTAAGTACTTCGGTTACTCCGTTCGTTGTCTCCAGGACTCTAACTAG
- a CDS encoding FRG domain-containing protein, which produces MSAYYDIYSVADYLEVLKTFTRYGVEGYREDVQLYFRGEPQDYGTSAGTPGIARDGWLQGNRESTLFRECERRLAHEFAGCSTTFEKLSLMQHYGIRTRLLDVSLDSLQSLFFALYNDPKSQVGDNCDSVVLVYEIHKDSVRNWHSDVVSVISNIALYNYDNLDIRHLSGSTEEAARTAFNEDDSIKHLLHEIRAEKSYFGPWIKKDNMESIYCVHPLLDNPRIKSQQGAFLLFGIDGDKTHLATLESNKGTEIRLAKIRIPYSAKTRIREELNLLGKTVDTVYPDWNGVSDYFNRFYGKTPEEYYR; this is translated from the coding sequence ATGTCTGCTTATTACGACATCTATTCTGTAGCCGATTACCTAGAAGTGCTAAAAACCTTTACGCGCTATGGTGTAGAGGGATATCGCGAAGATGTTCAACTCTATTTTCGTGGTGAGCCTCAGGATTATGGGACGTCAGCGGGAACGCCGGGGATTGCGCGAGATGGCTGGCTACAAGGCAATAGGGAATCTACGCTATTCCGGGAATGCGAACGCAGGTTGGCTCATGAATTTGCAGGCTGCTCCACGACTTTTGAAAAGCTTTCCTTGATGCAGCATTATGGAATTCGCACCCGTTTGCTGGATGTTTCTTTGGATTCTCTGCAATCCTTGTTCTTCGCTCTTTATAATGATCCGAAGTCTCAGGTGGGTGATAATTGCGATTCTGTCGTACTCGTTTATGAAATTCACAAGGATTCTGTTCGCAACTGGCATTCCGATGTAGTGAGCGTGATTTCAAATATTGCGCTTTACAATTATGATAACCTTGATATAAGGCATTTGTCTGGTTCCACAGAGGAAGCGGCTCGCACCGCATTTAATGAGGACGACAGCATCAAACATCTGTTGCATGAAATAAGGGCGGAAAAATCCTATTTTGGACCATGGATAAAAAAGGATAATATGGAGTCCATTTATTGCGTTCATCCGCTTTTGGATAATCCAAGAATCAAGTCGCAGCAGGGGGCCTTCCTTCTCTTTGGCATAGATGGTGACAAGACTCATCTGGCCACTCTAGAATCTAACAAAGGTACTGAAATTCGCCTTGCCAAAATCCGTATCCCGTATAGTGCAAAAACAAGAATTCGTGAAGAGCTTAATTTACTTGGGAAGACCGTTGATACTGTTTACCCTGATTGGAATGGCGTTTCCGATTACTTTAACCGATTCTACGGAAAAACACCTGAAGAATATTACAGGTAG